A single window of Nicotiana sylvestris chromosome 5, ASM39365v2, whole genome shotgun sequence DNA harbors:
- the LOC138869271 gene encoding uncharacterized protein, producing MLMEANQEHSNTFVPRMIRWDEILSKDEWRFEAITQPKYELERSHIEQVIQHPTGAVDLKFLRSNSISDASSSKRMSFSGPSSSKPPEERYKSDKSDEELIEELDRKIKGVDFNKTVPKVIYQKGPFIHKSSSAETIDRLGTLKEESNFEIDWKSLNAQWKHPDNNIKRKWYVNAYSLDQRKSFKNNWIKDLKRLKCDIEFFRWFELTGQIPNQKESLQMIINKWYTKNKGTIEATIPPLDEIVIPVQTEVITASPFKRESIHLDKEPINKDLNKIIVQNNYTNNLLHVVANQLKDTNRLGIPTKSTVAPTIETHPTIKIPEFSKEKFPQLKDKFDFTNELLAEQLKTKLSISKIHTEQTSDSIDKTIELHKLQNQLTSLNKTYEAILKDESIPDRESKLIIIEKASNECSDSINKIKPLVTLKTISANTPEVSRIMGNPRHPNKKNYYGRPTFPDVQFEEDIYLSYSSHDGTGISEWNIDGLAESQIYKKLHEIGIAVTAYKMKNASDKNAATLVVSGFTGSLKNWWDNYLSEDDKNQILNATTIATIIKTENNNQTTELVAKEDATATLIYYFRWYKDMFIEKVLVREDCLELCTDLKLKSLIKKDRLQSKAELGSFCQDFGYKTIAAPSKRASKKNKHKSSDKPRRRHKRKEKKEGETSKKKRFKRKKNYGDKCWSCGKTGHRASDCKVTKKKRNKVNSLELDENTKEKLYAILEDNDNSSSSSSSSPTDSYSDSDNELINVAYDSDSSSSIENNCSCTGAICVCSQNSLRVISEDSKEVLFDIIEHIDDDDLKKKYLIELKNIMVKQKGNRPQIEPFDMKKVMDRFSVKTEEPTTVQHLQTELKSVKEELKDIKLRLNKIEMENITDKKYYPKYIREKRLIKNSSTKKKMVMILTTLQN from the exons TTCGATGGGATGAAATATTATCCAAAGATGAATGGCGTTTTGAAGCCATAACTCAACCTAAATACGAACTAGAAAGATCACACATCGAACAAGTAATTCAACACCCAACTGGGGCAGTAGACTTAAAATTTTTAAGGTCTAACTCAATAAGCGATGCTTCTTCCAGTAAAAGAATGTCCTTCAGTGGACCTTCTTCTTCTAAACCCCCGGAGGAAAGATATAAAAGCGATAAAAGCGATGAAGAATTAATTGAAGAACTTGATAGGAAAATAAAAGGAGTAGATTTTAACAAAACTGTTCCTAAAGTAATCTATCAAAAGggtccttttattcataaaagttCATCCGCAGAAACAATAGATAGGCTTGGAACTCTTAAAGAAGAAAGTAACTTCGAAATAGATTGGAAAAGTCTAAATGCTCAGTGGAAACACCCTGATAACAACATTAAAAGAAAATGGTATGTAAATGCCTATTCTTTAGATCAACGAAAGTCTTTCAAGAACAATTGGATTAAAGATCTAAAAAGACTTAAATGTGATATAGAATTCTTTAGATGGTTTGAATTAACAGGGCAGATTCCAAATCAAAAAGAATCTTTACAAATGATTATTAACAAATGGTATACTAAAAATAAAGGTACAATAGAAGCCACTATTCCGCCTTTAGATGAAATAGTGATACCAGTTCAAACTGAGGTCATAACAGCTTCCCCCTTCAAAAGAGAAAGCATTCACCTCGATAAAGAACCAATAAATAAAGATTTGAACAAAATAATTGTCCAAAATAATTATACGAACAATCTTTTACATGTTGTAGCTAATCAATTAAAAGACACTAACAGATTAGGAATCCCAACAAAATCAACAGTAGCACCTACTATAGAAACACACCCTACTATCAAAATCCctgaattttcaaaagaaaagttcCCGCAATTAAAAGACAAATTTGATTTTACAAATGAACTTCTAGCAGAACAACTTAAAACAAAACTGAGTATATCAAAAATCCATACAGAACAAACTAGTGATAGTATAGATAAAACTATAGAACTGCATAAATTACAAAACCAATTAACTTCATTAAATAAGACATATGAAGCAATACTAAAGGATGAATCCATCCCGGATAGAGAATCAAAGTTAATAATAATAGAGAAAGCTTCTAATGAATGCTCAGACTCTATTAATAAGATAAAACCTCTTGTAACATTAAAAACTATTTCTGCTAATACTCCTGAAGTAAGTAGAATAATGGGAAATCCTAGACATCCTAATAAGAAAAATTATTATGGGAGACCAACATTCCCAGACGTTCAATTTGAAGAAGACATCTATCTATCTTACTCCAGTCATGACGGAACTGGAATTTCTGAATGGAATATTGATGGCCTAGCAGAAAGCCAAATCTACAAAAAACTCCACGAAATAGGGATTGCGGTGACAGCCTATAAAATGAAAAATGCGTCAGATAAAAACGCTGCAACTCTAGTAGTATCGGGATTTACCGGTTCATTAAAAAATTGGTGGGATAATTACCTTTCAGAAGACGACAAAAATCAAATTCTTAATGCTACGACCATAGCAACTATAATAAAAACTGAAAATAATAATCAAACAACTGAACTTGTAGCTAAAGAAGATGCCACAGCAACTTTAATCTACT ATTTTAGGTGGTATAAAGATATGTTTATAGAAAAGGTATTGGTCAGAGAAGACT GTTTAGAACTATGTACAGACCTAAAGCTAAAAAGCCTTATTAAAAAGGACAGGCTACAATCCAAAGCTGAACTTGGTAGTTTTTGCCAGGACTTCGGTTACAAAACAATTGCAGCTCCTTCAAAAAGAgcatcaaagaaaaacaaacataaaTCTTCTGATAAACCTAGAAGACGCCATAAgcgtaaagaaaagaaagagggcGAAACCTCTAAGAAGAAAAGGTTTAAAAGGAAGAAAAATTATGGTGATAAATGCTGGTCTTGTGGAAAAACAGGGCATAGAGCCAGTGACTGTAAGGtcacgaaaaagaaaagaaataaagtaaATTCTTTAGAACTTGATGAAAATACTAAAGAAAAACTTTACGCTATTCTAGAAGATAATGACAACAgttcatcatcttcatcatcttCACCCACTGACAGTTATTCGGATAGTGACAATGAACTTATCAATGTCGCATATGATTCAGACAGTAGCAGCTCAATAGAAAACAACTGTAGCTGTACTGGCGCAATTTGCGTGTGTAGCCAAAACTCACTTAGAGTAATATCAGAAGACTCCAAAGAGGTCTTATTCGACATCATCGAACACATTGATGACGATGACTTAAAGAAAAAGTAtctaattgaattaaaaaatatTATGGTTAAACAAAAGGGAAATCGACCACAGATAGAACCTTTTGATATGAAGAAAGTAATGGATAGATTCTCCGTTAAAACAGAAGAACCCACTACAGTCCAACATCTTCAAACTGAACTTAAATCAGTAAAAGAAGAATTAAAAGATATTAAGCTTAGACTTAATAAAATcgaaatggaaaatattactGATAAAAAATATTATCCCAAGTACATAAGGGAAAAACGATTAATCAAGAATTCCTCAACGAAGAAGAAGATGGTAATGATTCTGACAACACTTCAAAATTAA